ATGCCCGCGGCGACCGCGAAGCGGCTTTGCCCCGGGGGGATCTTCCTCCCGGTCCGCATGCACCGGTACAAGGAGGAGTCGGAGAAGGTGTTCGGGATCTACCGGCGGTTCACGCCGCTGGTCGAGCCGCTCTCCATCGACGAGGCGTTCCTCGACGTCACGGGGTGCGAGCGCCTCTTCGGCTCCGCGGAGGAGACGGCCCGCCGGATCAAGGCGGCGGTGCGGGAGGAGACCGGGTTGACCGTCTCCGCGGGAGTGGCATCCAGCAAGTTCATCGCCAAGATCGCCTCGGACCTCCGCAAGCCGGACGGCCTCACCGTCGTCCCCCCGGGGGACGAGTTGGCGTTCCTCGATCCGCTTCCCGTGGGGAAGCTGTGGGGCGTGGGGAAGGTGACGGAGCGGGAGATGTTCCGCCGGGGGGTCCGCACGATCGGCGACCTGCGGCGCGTCCCGGAACGGGAGCTTTCGCGCTCCTTCGGCGCCCATGGGAGCCACCTGCACCGCCTCGCGCGCGGAATCGACGACCGCCCCGTGGAGACCGAATACGAGGCGAAGTCGATCGGACACGAGGAGACGTTCGACCGCGATCTCCGGGAGCGGGGCGCCATGCGGCGGGAGCTCCTCTCCCTCTCGGACCGGGTGTCCGCGCGGTTGCGCGGCCACGGGGTCCGGGGGAGGACGATCACGCTGAAGGTGAAGTACCACGACTTCGTGCAGGTGACGCGGGCGGCGACCCTGGCGGACCCCACGGACGACGGAGGGACGCTCTACCGGGTATCGCTGGATCTGCTCGGGGACACGGAGGCGGGCGCGCGGCCGGTCCGCCTGCTGGGGATCTCGGTGTCGAAGCTTTCTCCCGCCGCGGAGGAGCGGAAGGGGGACCGTCTGGAGCAGCTCTCCCTGTTTCGCCCGCCGGGGGGAGGGAAGCGGCCGGAAGCGGGCGTCGTGGACCCGGAAAAGAAGGAACGGCTGAACCGGGCGGTGGACCGGATCCGGGAGAAGTTCGGGCGAAAGGGGATCGTGCCGGGGGCGCTTCCGGACGACGGGCGGCCCGGGGAGTAGCCTCTCCCCGGGCCGCGCCGTTCCCCCGTCCGGCTACTTCTTCTTCGCGGCCGCCTCCCGGAAGGAGTGGCAGGTCGTGCAGGCGCCCTTCGACGCGTTGTGGTCCTTCATGTCGCTGTGGCACTCGAGGCACCGGTCGCGCCCCCGGATCGCCCACGTGTGGGGCTTGTGGCAATCCTCGCAGTTCGACTCCTTGTGGGCGCCTTTCAGGTGCAGCCCGTGCTGCTTGTCGTGGCAATCCTTGCAGGCGTTGACGGGCCTTGCCTCCCCCGGCTTCTGGTGGCAGTCGGTGCACGCCATCTTCATCATCGGCGCGGAGGTGTCGAACTTGTGGCACTCGGAGCAGTCGGAGGGGGGACGGTATCCGGCCGAGTGGCACCGGTTGCACAGGATCCGCGCGTGCTTCCCTTTGAGTTCCACCGGGTGCCACGGCATCTTCTGCGTGTGGGACACGGCGCCCAGCGGCATCAGCGGCCCGCGCTCCGGCATCGTGTGGCACTCGTCGCAATCCATGCTGAGCGTCTTGCCGCTCTTCGAAACGTGGCGGCCGTCGTGGCAGCGGAAGCAGCCGGGCCAGTTCCGGTGGCCGATGTTGGACGGGTACGTCTTCCAGTTCACCTTCATGTCGGGGAAGACGCTCCGGTCGTAGATGTCGATGGCGGTCCGCACCGTCTTCTCGACGTCGGCCTTGCGCGCTTCGGCGACGGCCGGGTACTTCTTCGCGTAGAAACCTTCGATGTCGCTTTTCAGCCCCTCGTGGGCCTTGGGGCGGTTGGGGTATTCGACGACCAGCGCGTCGACCACGACCTTCTTCGCCCACGGCAGGGTCCGCGGGATGAGCCCCGACGACATCGCCCGGTCGACCGCGAACTCGGGAGGGAAGAAGATGTGGGTCGGCCGGTTGTGGCAGTCCATGCAGTCCATCTCGTCCTTGGGGATCCGCGAGAGCTCCTGCTTGCTCCCCTTGAAGTCGAGGCTCGTGTACTCCTCGAGCAGGACGCCCTTGGTGTCCCGGACCTCGATCCACGGGATCTCCTGCTTCTGCGGGTCCACGGCGATGTAGTTGACCTTCCGCTCGATCAGCATGTGCCAGTGGATCCCGGCGGTGCCGCCCAGCGCGGCGCTCCCGCCGCCCGTCTTCACCCCGATGCTGATCTGCTCCGGGCTGTTCTTCTCGTCGTACCGGAAGTGCGGAATCTGCATGAGCTGCGTCCCGAAGAACTTCGCCGGCCAATGGCACTCCTCGCACGTCTCGCGGGCGGGGCGCAGGTTGGCGATCGGGGTG
The sequence above is drawn from the Deltaproteobacteria bacterium genome and encodes:
- a CDS encoding DNA polymerase IV; translated protein: MPRSIIHLDLDAFYASVETLDDPSLRGLPVIVGGSERRGVVAAASYEARKFGVHSAMPAATAKRLCPGGIFLPVRMHRYKEESEKVFGIYRRFTPLVEPLSIDEAFLDVTGCERLFGSAEETARRIKAAVREETGLTVSAGVASSKFIAKIASDLRKPDGLTVVPPGDELAFLDPLPVGKLWGVGKVTEREMFRRGVRTIGDLRRVPERELSRSFGAHGSHLHRLARGIDDRPVETEYEAKSIGHEETFDRDLRERGAMRRELLSLSDRVSARLRGHGVRGRTITLKVKYHDFVQVTRAATLADPTDDGGTLYRVSLDLLGDTEAGARPVRLLGISVSKLSPAAEERKGDRLEQLSLFRPPGGGKRPEAGVVDPEKKERLNRAVDRIREKFGRKGIVPGALPDDGRPGE
- a CDS encoding NapC/NirT family cytochrome c, with protein sequence MAEEERISRGGLYRNVVSFFGALVAGGSLLLIVFTLALEYSLKRHSPYLGIFTYMVFPAFFAVGAALFVYGMRREGMRRLREGSDEALPYPRVDLNDPVHRKRFSYVVLGGTFTLIFMSFVTYNAFLYTESVSFCGTLCHKVMEPEHAAYLASPHAKVRCVDCHVGHGASWYVKAKISGLRQVIAVFTKSYPRPIPTPIANLRPARETCEECHWPAKFFGTQLMQIPHFRYDEKNSPEQISIGVKTGGGSAALGGTAGIHWHMLIERKVNYIAVDPQKQEIPWIEVRDTKGVLLEEYTSLDFKGSKQELSRIPKDEMDCMDCHNRPTHIFFPPEFAVDRAMSSGLIPRTLPWAKKVVVDALVVEYPNRPKAHEGLKSDIEGFYAKKYPAVAEARKADVEKTVRTAIDIYDRSVFPDMKVNWKTYPSNIGHRNWPGCFRCHDGRHVSKSGKTLSMDCDECHTMPERGPLMPLGAVSHTQKMPWHPVELKGKHARILCNRCHSAGYRPPSDCSECHKFDTSAPMMKMACTDCHQKPGEARPVNACKDCHDKQHGLHLKGAHKESNCEDCHKPHTWAIRGRDRCLECHSDMKDHNASKGACTTCHSFREAAAKKK